The Corvus hawaiiensis isolate bCorHaw1 chromosome 7, bCorHaw1.pri.cur, whole genome shotgun sequence genome contains a region encoding:
- the LOC125328930 gene encoding inducible T-cell costimulator-like — protein sequence MKAVAVTFCVLCFQFEALYGVDSCSSCLCKNIDQPHVSDPQVMVEFENGNFNFTFPNPKNVSEFSMTLFKGSEKKKICALHLSEERVIAKSNVSYCQTQNSRSSTTFILKNLEKKDIDIYTYCLEIFLPPPYIDCCLRETYLYIQDKEDCFSLGLVSWIIIGLIIFAISCVFCVVACCLRNKNQNSNSHEYNSEYMPMAAVNAAKKPRI from the exons ATGAAGGCAGTTGCTGTAACTTTCTGTGTCCTCTGCTTCCAGTTTGAAGCCCTGTACG gaGTTGACAGCTGCTCATCATGCCTGTGCAAAAATATAG ATCAGCCCCATGTCTCTGATCCCCAGGTGATGGTGGAATTTGAAAATGGAAACTTCAATTTCACATTCCCCAACCCCAAAAATGTGAGCGAGTTCAGCATGACCCTCTTCAAAGGgagtgaaaagaagaaaatctgtgcACTCCATTTGAGCGAAGAGAGAGTTATCGCCAAGAGTAATGTCAGCTATTGTCAGACACAGAATTCAAGAAGCAGCACCACTTTCATTcttaaaaatctggaaaaaaaagatattgaCATTTATACCTACTGCCTGGAGATATTCTTACCCCCTCCTTACATAGATTGCTGTCTAAGAGAAACCTATTTGTACATCCAAG ATAAGGAGGACTGCTTTTCACTAGGACTTGTGTCATGGATAATTATTGGCCTGATCATTTTTGCCATTTCCTGTGTCTTCTGTGTTGTAGCCTGTTGCTTAAGGAACAAG AATCAGAACTCCAACTCCCATGAGTACAACAGTGAATacatgcccatggcagcagtgaATGCAGCTAAAAAACCAAGAATCTGA